From Branchiostoma floridae strain S238N-H82 unplaced genomic scaffold, Bfl_VNyyK Sc7u5tJ_453, whole genome shotgun sequence:
tgcgGATACAGGGCGTATCCAGCATTGGACACCGTTAGTCAGGTCTGAACCCTATAGCAAATATTGATGTCCGATGGCGGATCCGCCTGTATCCGACAAAAATACTAATAAAATCCTTGCACGTATCTACCAGGATACAACACCATTTCGTGCAGTGAGTGTTACATTGAATCTATTCTGTCATTTGTCAATTTTGAAGAAATTAACTTTTTACTTTTTGAATCTGCCTAGGATCAGTTGCTATCTGTTAAATGATATTCTGTTGTATATGACACACGTGTATTACCTTGAATATTGTAACCATTGAATGCAATATTCTCTCATCTTAGCCATGAATTAACTTCCTCTTCTTTACAAACTGTTCGTTGTTGTTTATTGCTGCAGAATCTTTAACATTCCCATCTGGTTTCTCGACATgtggtctttttttttatttctttaggccatgttgacttaatcatatggatggcatccgcgcgcgcatcaatttttggccattttcacAGAAAGATTTCAACCGTATTGTAAATCAGACAAGGAAGCTGATGAGTAAAATATATACCGGTACTGTATTGTAATCAGAAAATTGTAATAGTaatatgtcatagaatgccaaggtCAATTCCAtggtcaaagaaaaagatgtgaaagaagaaaTATGTAGAAACCATTTTCGGCATATTTGACCACTTATATTTCATGCATGAAAGCAGTTTTTTTGCCAAGCGTTTTTTTGTACACTTCGATCTGTTTTGGGGTTCTgtgagaatgtcatccatataatcagacCAACAATTAGCCGTACACGGGCCCAATGGCTTATTTCCCAATAAGAGCCTGGTCACATacgttgtactgtatgccatcGTGCCATCGGAAACTATGGAAAGTGGCGTACATGCGTCGTACAAACTTCAGATGCTACCGGAACGTCTGCCTTATGCTTCGTTCACAATGTCCATTGCTGCGATGCCCGTCGGGCGTGTAGCCcaggccgggctccgaagccacaaattggGCTTGTAATTGCCGGATACCGTAGGGTCACGACGGCTAGGTCGCagtcccgggttgattttaacgcGGGTTTGGTTTAAAGAAAAACAGCAAGTGGACTGCCAGGCGGATTCAAGCATTGGATCCCTGTACACCATTGCATGCTGCTGGCTCTCTCACAGCCTTGAAAAATCTATAGGTACTTCATCAAAATCATACGACAACCTACGACATATGTGACCGTGCCGTTGGGAGCAAGCAATGTATTCGACCAATCAGCGCATTTTCTGATGTCTTTATACTAACCTGTAGCTGTATCTTACACCAGGGTGATTTCTAAAAATTAGATGTTTGCATCATACTATTCCACAGCAGCATTAAGAGTTGAAGAATAAAAAGACGGCTGTACAGGAATGTTTTCCTTCGCCTTGGGAGAAGGCACCCGAAACTTGAAATGGAAATTGTCAACCTATTCTAGACTTGCCAAGTGCCATATAAAATGCATTCAGTCCAACATGCAATGGACTAAGGTCATTTAAGGTTTCTGTCTTGTGCATGCCTTTTGATCTGTCATAATTGGCCTTTCATAGAATTAACCATGTGTCGATCACCCAAAGATTTTGCCAAGCTCAACACCTGGTGACTTACATGTGTTTACGTGTACATTATTCAACTAGTATCAGCTACCTACAGCTATATATCATTAAATGATGAATTTTGCATGCTTTTCTACAGATACATAACTCAACACTCCGCATGTGATGCTCAATGACAGCACCAGAATAATCCTcaaatcctaaaaaaaattcCTTGACTGTTCTCACAGTACCTACTTTATATATATCGTAGCAACGTATACCACCGCTGATCTCGTTTTCGCGCAATCTCACGCGCATTCACGTTGTGCTCCCACGagaacacatttcaaaatggcgctcgTAATATTGGTATTGAGACTGCTGACTACTTGGTCAATAAAACGAGTCCTATTGAAACTAGACTAATACCTAAACTAGATGGATAGTTCctaacctacctacctagtcccttgacccaACAGCTGATAtgtaaggtctcattgatgtatttctcctaaaagagatccgagccaaaaattaaacggctgcatggacgcgtgtttttagcggtgagaaattctcTTTTAgtcagcggaactgatctcaaaagttagattgttgaaagcttgtttgtaactgaagaaattagcaggtaaagttttgcagccgcgcgctaggtcggaggtataCAGTTCTGGATtgtgagtggtgcggttgtacactaacagcgaaaaagtgtattttttagggattgactaatcgtagtttgtaattgctataaaaaagaACCTATGTctagttgacgttggcaatttttctcacgatatagggtaaatgtgctcaacatagaatgaaaaatatgctaaaatttcacgtagcttcattatgaacgcgcccatgtaaagcacgaattataacatagaagtctatgggaagaaaaaactcatcaatgagaccataactGTCAAGCTTATAATAACCTTACTTTTTTCTGGTAAAAGAGCATAGATCTATTTCGCAGGCAGGCAGCTAAGCTACATTTGTAGGAAGACTAGGAGTGTATAATACGTGTTGAAACTCTTTTTAAGATTGATAACAATCAATATGTAAAATAATCAGTatgcttttgtttttgttatgtatTGATTTAGGGCATTCGAGAGGCTTTTATACTTTGTATGGGAAGAATAACATTTTTTGGGGTACAGTTTTTTTCTATTGGACTCCTAGAATGGGCAGTTGAATTAAgaatttcctttctttttcaGAAAATGTGTATGCTTGGTAGTTTAAAGTGCTTTTTAtaacatcaaaatacaacactGTATGTCTTTCCAATAGCCTGTGTGATCACAATGATTACGCAATTACTTCTCAAAAATAAGTGCCAATTTCAAAACTGGATGCCATGTTTTCTATCACGTGGTTATCAACTTATAACTTGGTGGAGGAAATGTCTAGCTGTGAATATGAATTTTGCGATGCTAAATAGCATTGTTATGGTTGATAACATAATACGTATATAAGCagaaattttgtattttggtGTTTTTCGCGAtcatattacagtcaaacctgcccaagacgaccacctggggaccgggcaaaagcggtcgctatggtcaggtggtcggttagaagaatatcgactcacaacatgttagatactagtacatagtttaaatggtttccgttgtgttcaATGGCAagtagcaagcacacgcacgtgcatccgccgtcatctttttttcaacatgaCATCGTAATGTCAGTCAAAATATGACACAAACTGCCCGAATTctgcacaaaatcgcgctagttatcattgaaaatcgatgacacctaaatatttgaaaatgactCGGTCGTTATGTGCaaggatttggtcccaatttgtggcggtcgcgttggccgggtggtcgttgtgaagaggtcacttaatgcttacgtcaattggggaaaattttcgggaccgagaaaaagcggtcgtaatggtcaggtggtcgctaagaagagatGGTCACTTGAGCAGGTTGGACTGCATAAGCACTTTAAAGTTCGATATGTTGTTGCTGCAGTCGCTGCTGGTTATGCTCTTCGGGCTTGTCTTGCTCTGTGTAGAAAAACTCGTAGGTTGGGGAGGCATTGACATCGCCTCCTGGGATGATGGGTGTCTGCACCAGAATGTCGCCTTTCTCTTTAAGCTGATGCATCTTGCAGACGACGCACCGTTGTAGCTTCTGTGGTTGTCCGTTAACAGCATCGTGCAGGCATTGCATGAGATCCACGTAGATTTCGTTGAACTCGTCTGACAGCTTCCTTGCGACGGATCCAGGAGGGTAGATTCCGGTGGTAGGGTTAGGGATGATGTTCCACACCGCATCCTCATTGAAATAAGGTTTCTCCGGTTTATTGATGAATCTAATGGCATTATCGCAGGTACCAGCACTACATGGGGAAAAGTAATTGCAATCCGGGTCATTCAGTGGGCAGGCCGGGTTATCTTGATCGTTCAATTGCACGGTCACCTCCTTACCTTTGGCGATCTCGGCAAACTTGTAGTAGTGGCTTGGTTCTTCCTTGTTCTGTTTCTTGTAGTCGTCATCACGGAAGTCGGAGTAGACAAAGGGGTTACAAGGATCACCACCCTCTCCTTGAGAAACTATGTACGCAATAGCTTTGATGGCTGTGGTAAGGTTGGTGACTTTGAACGGATGTTCAACTTGGCGTGAATGATCTTTCGTAAATATGCTCACTTTTCTATCTCCTTCCAATTCCAGCTTCAACATTGGGCAAAGAATCTTGTGGATGTAGATCGCACCAATGGTAGTTGGGTTGTAGGTCCCTTTCTCTTCTTTACATTTTTCCTGAAGACCAGGAAATTTGGGAGTTACCGACATTTGAAGCCTTTCGTTGGATTCTTTTTGTGATGCGGCTTTAATGAGGTCACCGTGGAATTTTCTGACGGCGTGGTCACATTCAGGCGTTTCGATTGCCATGAAGACATTTTCAATATGATCTTTCGACATTTTCTGCAGAGACACCGTGAGGTCCGGGAGGCAGCCAGCGGGGAGGGGTCCGGGGTACCGTGGGGCGCGGGATAGGTCGTTCAGCACGGGGAATCCGCCGATGGCGTTCAGTATGTTGGCCGCCAGTGACATATGGTGCATCTCGTTCACCAAAATGTCCCTCATCATTTCACTCACCTGTTTGTTCTTCCCTTGCTTGTCCTTGAGACTGAAATGGGCGTTCAGGTACACAGGGATCGTGGACCACTCCAACTCTATGGCGTTTTGGAGGGTTTTTTTCAGGTCATCCAGCTCAGGGTTTTCTACGGTGGGGCAATTAACACAGAGTAAAGCGTAAGGAAACGACGTTCTCTGTAATACCAGGCCCACCACTCGTGTATCTCAGGCAATGACCCATGGCCTGATGAGATCCTTCCTTCTCATTGCGTTAATCAGACACTACCTGTCGTTGGAAGGAAAGCCAATCACATCTCCACTTACAGTCAAgcggcaacgtgattggctgg
This genomic window contains:
- the LOC118408838 gene encoding uncharacterized protein LOC118408838; translated protein: MAALMKITAVLVLACLFPGRLDASPQENPELDDLKKTLQNAIELEWSTIPVYLNAHFSLKDKQGKNKQVSEMMRDILVNEMHHMSLAANILNAIGGFPVLNDLSRAPRYPGPLPAGCLPDLTVSLQKMSKDHIENVFMAIETPECDHAVRKFHGDLIKAASQKESNERLQMSVTPKFPGLQEKCKEEKGTYNPTTIGAIYIHKILCPMLKLELEGDRKVSIFTKDHSRQVEHPFKVTNLTTAIKAIAYIVSQGEGGDPCNPFVYSDFRDDDYKKQNKEEPSHYYKFAEIAKGKEVTVQLNDQDNPACPLNDPDCNYFSPCSAGTCDNAIRFINKPEKPYFNEDAVWNIIPNPTTGIYPPGSVARKLSDEFNEIYVDLMQCLHDAVNGQPQKLQRCVVCKMHQLKEKGDILVQTPIIPGGDVNASPTYEFFYTEQDKPEEHNQQRLQQQHIEL